In Rosa chinensis cultivar Old Blush chromosome 1, RchiOBHm-V2, whole genome shotgun sequence, a genomic segment contains:
- the LOC112191957 gene encoding T-complex protein 1 subunit delta — protein sequence MASSAVAAPRSSSKTESYVDNKRKEDVRQANILAARTVADAVRTSLGPKGMDKMISTANGDVIITNDGATILNKMEVLQPAAKMLVELSKSQDAAAGDGTTTVVVIAGALLKQCLVLLSHGIHPTVISDSLHKVSIKAVDVLTAMARPVELSDRESLVKSASTALNSKVVSQYSTLLAPLAVDAVLSVVDPAKPEIVDLRDIKIVKKLGGTVDDTETVKGLVFDKKTSHAAGGPTRMEKAKIAVIQFQISPPKTDIEQSIVVSDYTQMDRILKEERNYILSMIKKIKSTGCNVLLIQKSILRDAVTDLSLHYLAKAKILVVKDVERDEIEFITKTLNCLPIANIEHFREEKLGYADLVEESSLGDSKIVKITGIQNMGRTTSVLVRGSNQLVLDEAERSLHDALCVVRCLVSKRFLIAGGGAPEIELSRQLGAWAKVLQGMESHCVKYFAQALEVIPYTLAENAGLNPMTIVTELRNRHNEGEINTGINVRKGQITNIWDENVVQPLLVSTSAITLATECVRMILKIDDIVTVR from the coding sequence ATGGCTTCTTCAGCAGTAGCCGCCCCCCGGTCTTCCTCCAAGACCGAGTCCTACGTCGACAACAAGCGCAAGGAGGACGTCCGCCAGGCCAACATCCTCGCCGCCCGCACCGTCGCCGACGCCGTCCGCACCAGCCTCGGCCCCAAAGGCATGGACAAGATGATCTCCACCGCCAACGGTGACGTCATCATCACCAACGACGGCGCCACCATCCTCAACAAGATGGAGGTCCTCCAGCCCGCCGCCAAGATGCTCGTCGAGCTCTCCAAGTCCCAGGACGCCGCCGCCGGGGACGGCACCACCACCGTCGTCGTCATCGCCGGGGCTCTGCTCAAGCAGTGCCTTGTCCTCCTCTCCCACGGCATCCACCCCACGGTGATCTCCGACTCGCTCCACAAGGTCTCGATCAAGGCCGTCGACGTCCTGACCGCCATGGCCCGCCCCGTGGAGCTCTCCGACCGGGAATCGCTTGTTAAATCGGCGAGCACTGCGCTCAACAGCAAGGTCGTGAGTCAGTACTCGACGCTTCTGGCGCCGTTGGCGGTGGATGCAGTGCTGTCAGTGGTGGACCCTGCGAAGCCGGAAATTGTGGACCTGAGGGACATCAAGATCGTGAAGAAGCTCGGCGGAACCGTCGACGATACCGAAACCGTTAAGGGACTGGTTTTCGATAAGAAGACGAGCCACGCTGCTGGTGGTCCCACAAGGATGGAGAAGGCGAAGATTGCTGTGATTCAGTTCCAGATTTCGCCTCCGAAAACTGATATCGAGCAGAGCATAGTGGTTTCGGACTATACCCAGATGGATAGGATTTTGAAGGAGGAGAGGAATTACATTCTCAGTATGATTAAGAAGATCAAGTCGACGGGTTGTAACGTTCTGCTGATCCAGAAGAGTATTTTGAGGGATGCAGTGACTGATCTGTCATTGCATTACTTGGCCAAAGCCAAGATATTGGTGGTTAAGGATGTGGAGAGGGATGAGATTGAGTTTATCACCAAGACTCTGAATTGCCTGCCCATTGCGAATATCGAGCATTTCCGGGAGGAGAAGCTGGGGTATGCTGACTTGGTGGAGGAGTCTTCGCTTGGTGATAGCAAGATTGTGAAGATTACTGGGATTCAGAACATGGGTAGGACTACGTCTGTGCTGGTTCGTGGCTCGAACCAGTTGGTGCTTGATGAGGCTGAGAGGAGCTTGCACGATGCTTTGTGTGTGGTTAGGTGTTTGGTGAGCAAGAGGTTTTTGATTGCTGGTGGTGGTGCCCCGGAGATTGAGCTCTCCAGGCAGTTGGGTGCTTGGGCTAAGGTGTTGCAGGGGATGGAGAGTCATTGTGTCAAGTATTTTGCACAAGCACTTGAGGTTATTCCCTATACTTTGGCTGAAAATGCGGGGTTGAACCCGATGACCATTGTCACTGAGCTGAGGAACCGCCACAATGAGGGTGAGATCAACACTGGCATTAATGTGAGGAAGGGGCAGATTACCAACATCTGGGACGAGAATGTGGTGCAGCCGCTACTGGTGAGCACAAGTGCCATCACATTGGCCACAGAGTGTGTGCGGATGATTTTGAAGATCGATGACATAGTAACAGTAAGATAG